CATATCTTTTGCATCAGAAATCTTAAGAATGAGATAAATTTGTGTATAATTGAAGTTCTTTAATAATCTACCACTAACAAAAAAACTGCAGACAACCTTAAAAATATCCTCCCCTACTAAATtccaataaaattaaaaaaatttaactataaATCTATCATCatcaaaaatatttctaaaagtGAATATTAAAGACCGCACGTTTCACCTCATCAAAACTTACCGGTCTCATGTATATTACTAGCGTGTATCTCATGTTTTTTATTAAGTAAACTGTAACATAGTTGATAGCATTTTGAAAAAGTAATGTAATTGCTCTTACCAAAATGTCTTTTCATCAATTACATAAAAATCAtgtttataataaaattatatatgaaattttcaaaattaaagtattaaaaattgaattcggtttataataaatctatattatattttgttttcgttttgttgtaattttttctcaataatattatatagggtttatgttttattatatcttaatatttatttatttaattatgtattaagaattttaaaactataattagtttttaatttaatatataaatattaaataattacaCTCTTGCAAAACATCATTTGGTCAACCTGTACCCAaccttttaattaaaaaaaatcaaaatacgGTAATTGTATAACTCAAACTCTTACCAAAAAATTAATGCACAATTAGTTGAAATATAGAAGTATTAATATTTagcatttttgtttttgatggGCCAAACCTAAGCCCAAAAATGGAAGGTGCTGTGTTAGAGCAAATTAGATTATCTTAACAGTTAACTGAAGTACAATCTATGCAAAAAGAGAATTAAGCCCAACTGCATGGCTGCATGCACACTTCAAGAAATGGGAATCAGGTGGAAAAGAAAATGTTTATTTTAGAATGTAGATAAGATATTCTTTGAAACAGGGTTACCATAACCATTACTGGTTAGAGGGTTTATCCTCATTGTAACTAGCTGAACAAAATGAACTTAAATCTTGTTTTTACACTCAAAATTAAGGGAGTAGTTGCAGCTTATCTCAAAATGTTAGCACTCACATGCCCTTTTAATATTCCGATTTCCAATTCTCATAACAAATTGTGTATTCAAAAACTCAGCACTGATTGTGTTGAATCTTTCGAGAAAATCTTCAAAAACTAATCATATGTCTGTGTGCGTATTTTTACGGATGCCCATGGGGATTGTATCTTATCTCATgagaatgttttttttttttatgtgagAGATTAAATTAAAGTAAACGGTTGAGATTAAATTCATCAACATCTTAAAAATCTATATCCTGTTAAAGCAATTTGTCCTTAATTCTACATTGCTTTTATGAGTGCTTTCATTCCTGTATCTCCTTGGGTTAGTTCCTCTTTTAACACCATGTATGTCGTTTTAATTGTCGAACTGATTAGTGCTTGCTTTTACTTTCAATGTTTTTGTTCCAGACCTCTTGAACAACACAACAAAATTGTAACATGTCAGTTGAAAAGTAGAATTATTTGCTGACACTTTAATTAGAGAGAGGAATAATTACAGAACCATAACTTTAGTCTGAATTATAAGGACTCACTTTGAATTAAAATGACGGACAAGGAATAACAAATGCAATTTCTAATTagacattttttcttttgtcaaaTGGATTAGACAGTCTGCAATAATAGGTATAATTACATCACAAAGTCACCCACACTACATACTCAAATATCCACAATTTTAAAGGTTCCTATTCACCATTTGGCTTTGTCAAAGTTCAAACTCGAGGGCAGTATTTTTTCCGAGTGCAGCATTTTAGAAAGCATGGTAATGTGCCATCTCAACTAGACCACAACTGCAATTAACCGTTAAACAAGGATTTCCTCACAAAGGAAATAAATTAGAAGACCATTGTCAAATTACGGAGGAGTGGGGAAGGAAGAAGGTTGTAACACGGAGGAGCAATCATAGTGGCAGGAAAACCAGGTAGCGGGTGGTGAGTGGATTGGTGTTCAGATATATAACAATGGTTAATTTGGCCCTCTTCTCATTTAAATCAGCCAAGAATGCACCACAATTAGCCTTAAACTTTTGATTATACTTTGATTCTTTTTTTAACTCCATATTTTTGCATATACTAGTTGTTACATTAAATTAGTTGTTCCACAAAGGTCTTTTTCATCCAGTTTCTCCTATGCTAATGGTGGTTCTGGGGGTTATTCTACTCAACTCAAGTTGTTGATCTTCCAATCTACTAACGGCTCTCGAAAAGTTGTTGCTGGCAAATGACATGGAAGCTTCCATCATATGGCGCAGCCGCCTTTGCTTTATCCTCGATATGCCCTGTGAAACCTCGCTTATCGAAGGGCGTTTCTTAGGTGATTTATGCAAGCATTTGTGCGCAATCTTAGCAAGCTGCCTCACTTCTCCAAGGTTGCATTTTCCAACGAGTTGCTTGTCAAGAATTTCATCTACACCATTGTGATCCATAGCAGCCTTGCAATAAAAGAAAACTTAGCAAATCAGAAAGAAATCTCTAACATCTAGGAGGGATAATAACAAGAATGATACCGTGATTCATGATGAAGTATCTTACAAGGTTAATGTACTCCATCAAGTTTTGATGTGGGTGGATGGCAGTGATGAGCTCAAATATTATGACACCGAAACTGTAGATGTCACTCTTCATTGTTAACTTGCTTGTCGAAATATATGCGGGGTCCATGTAACCATAAGTACCTTTCAGACCAGAATTCCGGCCATCAAATACCTCTTCCTTTGACAGCCCGAAGTCAGCAACCTATACAGACAAATTTTGACGATAATTGATAAGACAAAAAATAAGACAATGAATATAGAAATCTCAAGTCTCACTATTTTCTGGACAAGACAAGAAATATTGTTTCATTGTAATGTAACAAAGATTTGCTGCATAAATTCCAACGTCAATGTTATGATCCAATTACTAATTCCAAACGGGAAATTAGCTTCACAATCTGTATTAAAATGCACTTGCTAGAACAAAATTACCTTAGCTCTCATTGAGTGATCTAGTAATATGTTGGCAGACTTCAAGTCACGATGTATGACAGGTGGAACTGCCTGTTACATCCATGTTTATATTAGCCAAATTCATCTTCAAGGAATATAAGAGAGCACTTATCAGTAATCGTACGTACCCCTTCGTGAAGGTACTCTATTCCATGTGAAATATCAAGAGCAACTTGTAGCCGATCATCCCAACTCAATTGTTTTTCTTCACCTAGGTGCATTTGCAGACTATTGTTAGATAATATAATGACTGTGTGGTAACTAAACAAAGTATAATCTGCTTGCTAATTTGATAACATAAACATGCTACCATCAATATAGGCTAATTTGAATCAGAACACATTGCAGTTTTCTGCCAAACCATAATTGTATTTAAAGCATTTATATTCAAATTTCTTGTACTAATTTCATCTATAGACTATAATCTTTCTAGATCTTTCTCTACCTCAACTTATTTGATTATACTCCATCTGGTCCACTTCTCCTTACTAGGGCCTCTATATAGATCTTCTTCACACTTGCAGATGCCCAACTCACCTAAGAGGAGATTCCCCTAACTTCTCAACAATGAGTACAATCCCAACTTCCTTTCTAATACACTCATTCCTAATCCTATCTCGGTTTCTAGTGTGTACACACATCCAACAAAATATCCCACAGTAACATTTAGGCTATGTTTGGATTGATGAAATCTTAAGGAGTTGAGTGGAACAGGGTTTAAGGGAGTAGAAGCTCAATGACACAGTTATTATTTTGTTCCATTGTTTGGATAAACGGTCACTGTATGAAGAAAATAGGATGTTTCAATAGAATAGCATAGAATCTAGTACATCACAAATAAGTCCACTCATTAAATCAAACAATCGAAGCCCATTAGAATCCCTCAGGCTCTATTTCGCTCCAGCTTAAATCACCAAACCAAACTCTCAACAACGGAGATGTCACGTCAAAAATGCTTTTAACATAATAATAGGAAAGATCATCCTctatcaatataaaaaattagctaAACTTTCATCACTTATGAATTGATAAACAAGTATGTTATCAAGAAAGACTACAATGATGGTGTGGCTACTAAACAaatgaaaaaagtaaatttgGCTATTTATTTGATGACAACGACATGATCATGAAACTGTCCACATAGGCTGTCACATTAAAATATCTCAAGGTCATATAAAAAAAGACCATCCTCTTACCATATAAAAGATTAGCTAAACTTCCATTACTCATGAACTGATAGACAAGTATGCGCTGTCCTTTATCTACACAATATCCAATCAAATTCACAAGATTTCGATGATGCAGTCTTCCAAGCAGAAGCACCTGAACCAACAACCTTGTATAATTCATATATGTTCCAACAACTTTAGATGGTTACTGACATTAGACTTACAATATTCCGTTGGGTTGCTTAGTTTAGAACTAATGTCTCCAATTATTTAAAGCACATTTTAACTGTTGAAGTAAGTGATCTTTCGCttctaaattatatatatatatatatatatatatatatatatatatatatatgtcttgCAAAATACAGGAACTCATTTCCTTTCAAACCATTAACATAAATACAGTCAACAGTAATCCTTATCCATAGCATTAGCTTATAAATCAACaggtattttatttatttattgccTTTTCTTTTTCCCCTGAATTCTGAAACCTATCTTAAAATGGTTATTGGCTTATACCTCTGTTTGGAATTCTTTCTCCCCTTGTTTGGAATTAGGCGCAAGAACCTTCACAGCTACCACCTCCCCTGTAGCCATTGTGGCTTTATAAACTGTGCCAAATGATCCTTGCCCCAAGGAAGTTGTGAAATTTTGTGTTGCCTTTTGAATTTCTCTGTAACATGTGATGGCTCAGTTACACCATTATAAATTTGTAATGCCTCTCTAATAGCATTTCATTTTCATATATGAATGCATGACCATGTCCTACTTTGTCCTTTGCTTTTTACTATTGAACAAATGATACTATGTAAATAAGAATTTGCAGGGACATTATCTAACATATAAAGTAACTTTATTATCAATGGACCAAAAAAATTTCCCAATTCTACAAGCTAATCATCAACACATTTTGATGTTAATAGTTATATGTTTGTGACCTAGTAGTATTAATCAATAGAaatatttgacaaaaaaaaacaGGTAAACCTCATGCTCAATAGAGAAATAAACACACCTATACGAGTACTTTAAAATGCCTGATGCTGAAGCAAAACGATCTTTGCTTTGATTACTCCACCAGCTGAAATGAGAATTTTTCTGTACATTATCATATCTTGAAGGAGCTATGGAACTAGTTATAGAAGCACTGATGTCAGTGCTTGTTCCCAATCCATTTGTTCGTATTGGAAGAGTTGTTACACTATTCTCATTTGCAGATCGTCCAGTATTCGCACGTTTCTTGTACCACCTTATGCCAAAAAATATGGCACAAGATATCAGAATTCCAAGGGCCAAACCAACAGAGACACCAAGAATTACTAAATCAGCTTGACGAACCATTCTTTGATCCCTCTTCAAACAATGACATCATCTTGCAGACTGCAAGTACTACAGAGGTTCACTGTCAAAACATTTATGTTAACTAAACACCTCATCTAGCTAAACCTGACATCAATCGAACTCTCAATACAGTGAGTAAtacaatttctttttcttccctcCCTTCCCATCTAAGATCCCAACTCACAAATACGGGGAGGTGCAGtcatgaagaaaacaaaatgCCTACTTGTAGAAAAGGATCCGCATTAATGCATCAATgatcaaaataattataaatacactaTGTTGATAAGATTTGCTAGTTTAAAACAGGTAACACATATAGATAAGTGTTATAACCTCACAacaatagaaaattaaaaaaaaaattaagaattaagTTAAATCTTAGCAAAAGTGCATACCAATTATCAATACTGAAATTCTCGATAAGTAgtgtaaatatttaaaatgattACATAAGTAAGGAACAAAACAAACCATAGACATCCTAATTATGACAATAATGaccatttttcttttaaaattaaaattattgctTTTAGCGAAACCAAAATGACTGTGCCACATTACTAGTGTTCCTTAAGATAGATCATACATCCTTACTCCTAAAAGATTGCCCAAAGTCAACAAAAACAAGGAACAAAATTACATATGctttaatcaattttatgatttagaTTTTAGATAACAGTATTTGATCGTATCAGGTTTTTAAAAGGACGAgagcaaaaacaaataaaagcaCTCCAGCATAAATAAACAAATCGCAAAATAAAGAACAATTTGAAACAAGGAGAGCTTGGATGAAAAAAATCCACATACCAAATCAGCAGAAGAGCCTCCTCATAATGCAAAAATCAGAAGCTTAACTCTGTTGTGGTTCAGTGAAGCTTGAAATTGAGGGTGTTAATGGTAATTTGCAATTGTGGATGAGTTTTAGGTCAATAGTCAATGGAGGTTTTTGTACTTGTGCGCGACAAAGATAAGAGAGAGCAAAGTTAGAGTTGAAGAACGAAActgcagagagagagagagagagagtaacTGATTTTGATTGAAAGGGTGAATTGGaatgaatggaaaataaagagAGAATTTGGCGTGTAAGTGCAGTTCCAATAGAAACTGAGTGGGATTTAAGGTTTAAAATACTTGAAGAAAAGTGAACCCcccaaacaaaaataaaagagaaaatggTAAATAACAGAGATAAAAGAGATTTACAGACTATAACTCTAATGACATAATCTCcttattttcattttaagaTCTCGAATTTGAGTCTATtcttaactttaaaaaaaaaataaaaattcaagtGAAATTGACTTTACACATAAAATTAAtacttaaaaattattaaataaaaatttagtcaaatcaattaAATCATCTAATAATTATTACATATCAATTTCACATGAAATTGATTTCATACGAGTTTCTATAGTAAAAAATAGAGATAAAAGGGCATTCGTCTGGAAATGGGAATGTTTATTAATGAAACACCACATTACCGATACAGGAAATCTTGACCGCATATATTTCCTTAAACTATTCCATTTTGAGCTGCTCAagaaaattcttttttttaaaaaaatataaaataagttattaaattaattattataaattttaaaataaaatattaaaattattaaacatTTTACAGTAGAATAATCAAATTTATCATAACAACATAGTCCAATATTTTTATACAATAACTAATATTTTGTATCTGTATAACATTATTGCATAAAATTTACTAATGTAACTAATTTCGTGATGAAATTTTGTACTTGGTATACATGAGCTTTTAAATGCAAATCTCAATATTGTCCTGTAACtgaaaaaatcaaaagaagaacTCCACATGAAAACACAGTTTAATAATAGGGAAAGTTTCTATTTTTCAACAACCATGTTATATCAACATTAAAAGTTGCTAACCAATCATTCACCCAAATatgaatataatatatatataatgattatATTTATAGTCAATTTTATAAGTAATATAATCAATTATGCTTTacatttataatcaaaataaagTGGGTGCCGTTGGTTTCATTTTaagattatttatttaaataaataaatatttatttttcttagtaACCAAGATATATAATAATCATTCTTACTGATTTAATAGTAATTGAAACTgacttataaatatttttgtacaaACCAtctttatattaattatattgtaCATACAacttttttagaatttttacaACAATGTTGTTAACTTTTCATGATATTCGCTAGCGTATTTTTTTCTAGAAATTATTCtttctaaataataataaaaatatttcgaTAATGACATGCTTTGTTGACAAAAGTGTTTGTTAATTGACACAAAAAAAGTGTTTGTTAATTGTCTAGGAGTATATAAAGCATTACTTTTAAAAGTATTATCGTTATAAATTACTGTACTCCTAATTTTTAGTTATATCATTTATGTTTAATTTCTATGTactaatatataaaattaaaaaaaaattatacatataaaGTTAGCTACTTGTTATACAATGGTTATTTCtcaatttttctattatttagcTAAAAGTTAATGTAGAAAGctttaattttatattgaacgattaaaaaattaactctaTCTCTAAacaatttattatataaataatcataaaattttttatttatagataATATCTAAacaagagtttaattttgatatactgaCAGAAACATTGTAAAACGTTTTATACAATCATGCAATCACATCCGTTCTTCATGCAATCACATCCACTTTTTTTATGGCCATTCACGCCGTCAATATAAAAGATTGTTATTTTTTCTGATGTGCTATTACGTAATTAAATGCACGTGTAAAACTAGTTTACACTGCtagtgcattaaaattaaattttctaaataaataagagtttaattttgagaTACAGacaatacaaaatattttgggCAAAACACTAAAATAAGCCAATGGGAAGAAATTTTTACGTAAATCCGCCAAACCAAAATTTAGTTCATGAATCAACCAATGCATGTTTATATGTAGTTCGAATCAATTAGATTCGAACTCAATCTACacataattcgaatcatattgattcgaattatacacaaaaCTCACACgcacactaattcgaatcaacttgattcgaattacacacataaaataattcgaatcaagttgattcgaattacaccctgatttattaaaaaaattaataatttattaaaaaatttattaaaaaataataatttaaaattaaaaatatatattttatttcatgcattaaaaaaatctaacaaatatttaattacgagacttttttaaatattaatgagctatcaattcaaatttcataaatactcttttgtccatttttaatagctcatgaatatttttaataaatttttttaaattatatggtgagatattacatgattcgaattacgcatgtctgattcgaattatacggtgagcaattcgaattctatacaatactcttctgcccattcttgatagctcatgaatattttttaataaatttattttaattatataaaccacaaaaaaataatgcaaaataatttaaaaatgacttaaaaatattaggaatactataaaatttgtaatgttataatgatttaggtaaatacatgcatgtacaaattttaaataaaatactctagatagtcaatataatttaaaaattaagaaaatatttattccatccaaaataattaaaaaatatattttattctatataataatttaaaaaattttctttaatttctaaattattaatgtcctaagtcattgcaaatttttatagtactcctaacattttttaagccatttttaaattattttgcatagaataaaaattttttgtggtataattaaaataaatttattaaaagtattcatgagctatcaagaatggacagaagagtattgtatagaattcgaattgttcaccatataattcgaatcaactttccatgcgtaattcgaatcatgtaatatctcaccatataatttaaaaaaatttattaaaaaatattcatgagctattaaaatggacaaaagagtattgtatggaatttgaattgatagctcattaatatttaaaaaaagtctcgtaattaatattttgttagattttttttaatacatgaaataaaatatatttttttaattttaaattattatttttaataaattttttaataaattattaatttttttaataaatcagggtgtaattcgaatcaacttgattcgaattattgtatgtgtgtaattcgaatcaagttgattcgaattagtgtgtgtgagttttgtgtataattcgaagcaatatgattcgaattatgtGTAGATTGAGTTCGAATCTAATTGATTCGAACTACATATAAACATGCATTGGTTGATTCATGAACTAAATTTTGGTTTGGCGGATTTACGTAAAAATTTCTTTCCCTTGGCTTATTTTAGTGTTTTGCCCAAATATTTTATAGTCGTCCAATCACATCTAATTTTTTAGATAATCATACATATagtctatatatataaaataattatttttaaaacgtattattataataataatacactTATAAAATACTcacaatattttaaaatcaaattcaacaaATAATTTGAAGCAGCGTTAAGCTGAGGAAGAGGCAGAAATAGAATCAGTGAAaacaaagataaaataaataaaatcggACAATTTGACTATTGTTCTACCAATTTTGGAAATTTTGgtggcattatttttacatacttttagcaatatatatatatatatatatatatatatatatatatatatatatatatatatatatatatatatatataagaatagCTCTAGGGTAAATTTGTTGTAGTACGTAGTGCAActattatttatttgtattttgcTATGATCTCTTTGACCAAACATAtatgtttttatgttttttatctttatattactAAGACACAAAATatggatttttttaaataaaataaaaaattaaataatttttcaaataagatattaaaaaaattatattctaaata
This sequence is a window from Arachis stenosperma cultivar V10309 chromosome 10, arast.V10309.gnm1.PFL2, whole genome shotgun sequence. Protein-coding genes within it:
- the LOC130956479 gene encoding calcium/calmodulin-regulated receptor-like kinase 2 encodes the protein MVRQADLVILGVSVGLALGILISCAIFFGIRWYKKRANTGRSANENSVTTLPIRTNGLGTSTDISASITSSIAPSRYDNVQKNSHFSWWSNQSKDRFASASGILKYSYREIQKATQNFTTSLGQGSFGTVYKATMATGEVVAVKVLAPNSKQGEKEFQTEVLLLGRLHHRNLVNLIGYCVDKGQRILVYQFMSNGSLANLLYGEEKQLSWDDRLQVALDISHGIEYLHEGAVPPVIHRDLKSANILLDHSMRAKVADFGLSKEEVFDGRNSGLKGTYGYMDPAYISTSKLTMKSDIYSFGVIIFELITAIHPHQNLMEYINLAAMDHNGVDEILDKQLVGKCNLGEVRQLAKIAHKCLHKSPKKRPSISEVSQGISRIKQRRLRHMMEASMSFASNNFSRAVSRLEDQQLELSRITPRTTISIGETG